In one window of Musa acuminata AAA Group cultivar baxijiao chromosome BXJ3-2, Cavendish_Baxijiao_AAA, whole genome shotgun sequence DNA:
- the LOC135632007 gene encoding probable protein phosphatase 2C 33 produces the protein MATDIRPRDPVLPPTMVPLATLIGRELRGGKSEKPAIRYGHAAFAKRGEDYFLVRPDCLRVPGDASSSFSVFAIFDGHNGVSAAVFAKEHLLDHVMSAIPQGIGREEWLETLQRALVAGFVKTDIDFQRKGETSGTTATLVVVDGWTVTVASVGDSRCILDSQDGVVSLLTVDHRLEENIEERERVTASGGEVGRLNLCGGKEIGPLRCWPGGLCLSRSIGDTDVGEFIVPIPHVKQVKLSSAGGRLIIASDGIWDALSSELAAKACRGLPAELSAKLVVKEALRTSGLKDDTTCLVVDIIPTDHTHLPLSPRKQQNKFKSLLFRKKSQNFSGKPNKLSSVGSVEELFEEGSAMLEERLGKIHLKNSGHLRCAICQMDQAPNNDLSVTSVDGFCPASNPWEGPYLCADCWRKKDAMEGKRPRESTMSR, from the exons ATGGCGACCGACATACGGCCTCGAGATCCGGTCTTGCCACCTACCATGGTCCCTCTCGCGACTCTCATCGGCCGCGAGCTCCGCGGTGGCAAGTCCGAGAAGCCTGCCATCAGGTATGGCCACGCCGCCTTCGCCAAGAGGGGGGAGGACTACTTCCTCGTCCGGCCCGACTGTCTCCGGGTCCCCGGCGacgcctcctcctccttttcggTCTTTGCG ATCTTTGATGGACACAATGGAGTTTCCGCTGCCGTGTTCGCAAAAGAGCACCTCCTGGACCACGTTATGAGCGCGATCCCTCAGGGAATCGGTAGAGAAGAGTGGCTTGAAACCCTTCAACGCGCACTTGTCGCTGGTTTTGTCAAGACTGACATCGATTTCCAGCGCAAGG GAGAGACTTCTGGGACGACAGCAACGCTCGTTGTCGTTGATGGGTGGACGGTCACCGTGGCATCCGTGGGTGATTCGAGGTGCATTCTGGACTCGCAGGATGGTGTGGTTTCATTGCTCACGGTTGACCATAGGCTAGAAGAGAATATTGAGGAGAGAGAACGGGTGACTGCTAGTGGGGGAGAGGTCGGAAGGCTTAATCTTTGCGGTGGCAAAGAG ATTGGGCCACTTCGGTGTTGGCCGGGAGGATTATGTCTTTCAAGGTCAATTGGGGATACAGATGTGGGCGAGTTCATTGTCCCAATTCCACATGTGAAGCAAGTCAAG CTTTCAAGTGCTGGAGGACGTTTGATAATTGCTTCTGATGGCATATGGGATGCTCTTTCGTCTGAGCTTGCTGCCAAAGCTTGCCGAGGACTTCCTGCAGAACTTTCTGCAAAACTTGTTGTTAAG GAAGCTTTGAGAACAAGTGGCCTGAAAGATGACACAACTTGCCTAGTTGTTGATATAATTCCAACTGATCATACTCATCTCCCACTATCACCAAGAAAGCAGCAAAACAAATTCAAATCCCTTCTTTTCAGGAAGAAGTCACAGAATTTCAGTGGTAAACCTAATAAACTTTCTTCTGTTGGCTCTGTCGAGGAATTATTTGAGGAGGGGTCAGCGATGCTGGAAGAAAG GCTGGGGAaaattcatttgaagaactcaggGCATCTAAGATGTGCAATCTGCCAAATGGACCAGGCACCAAATAATGACCTATCGGTGACTTCTGTCGATGGCTTCTGCCCAGCATCGAACCCATGGGAAGGTCCATATCTTTGTGCTGACTGCTGGCGAAAGAAGGACGCCATGGAGGGAAAACGGCCAAGGGAGTCAACCATGTCCCGGTGA